From Paraburkholderia flava, a single genomic window includes:
- a CDS encoding glycosyltransferase family 9 protein, giving the protein MEQGLETAGRVAVISSRAVGDSLLLMTVAHNLQLNGATVTVFGRHVHALREWFPGVEVRPPLDAAMAQTTLAGFSLVLALHPTLDLTGKHPQVVLLDHLCNNGSKDPMAHRLFDFCRDGLHLPVTENSNGLTAPAKLQHRKYTDRVIIHPTASTADKCWLKSRYVRLAKRLRRHGFDPHFVVAPEERSAWVDVLDEGLQVPAFDTLGDVAAWVYESGWFIGNDSGIGHLASNLDIPTLSLFMRRGIARTWRPGWGGGLVLIGSSFLPGGARFKERFWKYALTVGRVERAFAQLRRSAGQASSQKGAAVAAAAFVREAA; this is encoded by the coding sequence ATGGAGCAGGGTCTGGAAACAGCGGGGCGAGTGGCGGTCATTTCATCACGGGCAGTCGGCGATTCGCTGCTGCTGATGACGGTCGCGCACAATCTGCAATTGAACGGCGCAACGGTCACCGTATTCGGCCGCCATGTTCATGCGTTGCGCGAGTGGTTTCCGGGCGTCGAGGTCAGGCCTCCGCTCGATGCCGCGATGGCGCAAACCACGCTCGCCGGTTTCTCGCTGGTTCTGGCGCTTCATCCCACGCTCGATCTGACGGGTAAGCATCCGCAAGTCGTGCTGCTCGATCATCTTTGCAATAACGGATCGAAGGACCCGATGGCGCACCGGCTGTTCGATTTTTGCCGGGACGGCCTCCATCTTCCGGTCACCGAGAACTCAAACGGTCTTACCGCTCCGGCGAAACTCCAGCATCGCAAGTACACGGACCGCGTGATCATTCATCCCACCGCGAGCACCGCGGACAAATGCTGGCTCAAGTCGCGCTATGTCCGGCTGGCGAAGCGGCTGCGCCGGCATGGCTTCGATCCTCATTTCGTGGTCGCACCGGAAGAGCGCAGCGCGTGGGTCGACGTTCTCGACGAAGGACTGCAAGTGCCGGCGTTCGATACGCTCGGCGACGTCGCGGCCTGGGTCTACGAGAGCGGCTGGTTCATCGGTAATGACTCCGGCATCGGCCATCTCGCGTCGAATCTCGATATCCCGACGCTTTCACTGTTCATGCGGCGCGGCATCGCGCGGACCTGGCGTCCGGGTTGGGGCGGCGGGTTGGTGCTGATCGGTAGCTCGTTTCTCCCTGGTGGCGCGCGGTTCAAGGAGCGTTTCTGGAAGTACGCGCTGACGGTCGGCCGGGTCGAACGTGCTTTCGCGCAGTTGCGGCGATCCGCCGGTCAGGCTTCGTCGCAAAAAGGCGCGGCGGTTGCCGCCGCCGCATTCGTACGGGAAGCGGCATGA
- a CDS encoding glycosyltransferase family 9 protein — protein MNARLEARMLARQHASTEPQLDKGSLGRVAFSMSNAIGDSLVSMIIVRNLMKNGIDVTVYGNPAYALRHWFPEVAVRRLPTEEDSASTFAEYDTVLQMQWNQPLVRLLDAHPRVRTLHDVEFGEHPGCMAERFADFCRNELALDGVDLGNGIAAPAGLQHRRHSKRIVIHPEASTDDKRWPAERFVKLARRLQKKGYEPHFVIAPHERARWKDVQMFDIPVPVFDDLGTLAAWVYESGYFIGNDSGIGHLASNLDIPAVSLFRRRGVAARWRPVWGAVEVILPWQWVPTSRLKERFWKETLTCSRVMAAFMRMTSRYPVPASQSA, from the coding sequence ATGAACGCTCGTCTCGAAGCCCGCATGCTCGCCCGACAGCACGCGAGTACCGAACCGCAGCTGGATAAAGGCAGCCTCGGGCGGGTCGCGTTCTCGATGTCGAATGCGATCGGCGATTCGCTGGTCTCGATGATCATCGTCCGCAACCTGATGAAGAACGGCATCGACGTGACGGTCTACGGTAACCCTGCGTACGCGCTTCGACACTGGTTCCCGGAGGTCGCCGTGCGTCGCCTGCCGACCGAAGAGGACAGCGCGAGTACGTTCGCCGAATACGACACCGTCCTGCAGATGCAGTGGAACCAGCCGCTCGTCCGGTTGCTGGATGCGCATCCGCGTGTGAGGACGCTCCACGACGTCGAGTTCGGCGAGCATCCCGGTTGCATGGCGGAACGCTTCGCGGACTTTTGCCGCAACGAACTGGCACTGGACGGCGTCGATCTCGGCAACGGTATCGCGGCGCCGGCCGGTCTGCAGCATCGACGTCACAGCAAACGGATCGTCATTCATCCCGAGGCCAGCACGGACGACAAGCGCTGGCCTGCTGAACGCTTCGTGAAGCTGGCGCGCCGGCTGCAAAAGAAAGGCTACGAGCCGCATTTCGTGATCGCGCCGCATGAGCGGGCGCGCTGGAAAGACGTACAGATGTTCGATATACCCGTTCCCGTATTCGACGATCTCGGCACGTTGGCTGCCTGGGTCTACGAGTCCGGATACTTCATCGGCAACGATTCAGGCATTGGACACCTCGCCTCCAACCTCGACATTCCGGCAGTGAGCCTGTTTCGCCGCAGAGGCGTTGCGGCACGCTGGCGGCCGGTGTGGGGCGCAGTCGAGGTTATCCTTCCGTGGCAGTGGGTTCCGACGTCGCGATTGAAAGAGCGTTTCTGGAAAGAGACGCTCACGTGTTCGCGCGTGATGGCCGCTTTTATGAGGATGACCAGTCGGTATCCTGTTCCCGCATCGCAGTCGGCGTGA
- a CDS encoding glycosyltransferase family 4 protein, translated as MQKTIHIFNGFQNPNGGSEQETLSLTHLLGEKSEVRLWSSSSRSSPELAQKLRITYPGVAPGHRPNGGTYVFVGAHWHNKVWPYLAPAPERLIYVFNTFHPKILALTSKHPPLLRWPKTEYVLLSEFQKKLLGVDGVVHPSPIDIDLFKPVPRAANERPVLGRLSRDILDKHHEDDLALYRDWSAQAVDIKLQGATCLRPALGDHANIDLLPEGSTSAVDFLRSLDIFYYRTGTHVETFGRVVFEAMACGVPVVCHRRGGYVDSIRHGDNGFLFDTADEARELVTALIADPALRAAVGRRARQTVESMYSKEASESRAEFFRQARPAR; from the coding sequence ATGCAAAAAACAATTCATATATTCAACGGATTCCAGAATCCGAACGGAGGAAGCGAGCAGGAGACGCTGAGTCTCACGCATCTGCTAGGCGAGAAGAGCGAGGTTCGTCTGTGGTCGTCGTCGTCGCGCAGTTCGCCCGAGCTGGCGCAGAAGCTCCGTATTACCTATCCTGGCGTCGCGCCGGGACATCGCCCGAACGGTGGCACCTATGTCTTTGTCGGTGCGCACTGGCATAACAAGGTATGGCCTTACCTTGCGCCGGCACCGGAACGCCTGATTTACGTGTTCAACACGTTTCACCCGAAGATCCTCGCGCTGACGTCGAAGCATCCGCCGTTGCTCCGCTGGCCGAAGACGGAATACGTGCTGCTGTCGGAGTTCCAGAAAAAGCTGCTTGGGGTGGACGGTGTCGTGCACCCGTCGCCGATCGATATCGACCTGTTCAAGCCGGTGCCGCGCGCGGCGAATGAACGGCCGGTGCTGGGACGTCTGAGTCGCGATATCCTGGACAAGCATCATGAAGACGATCTCGCGCTGTATCGCGACTGGTCGGCTCAGGCCGTCGATATCAAACTGCAGGGCGCCACCTGTCTGCGCCCGGCGCTCGGCGATCACGCGAACATCGACCTTCTTCCCGAAGGCTCGACGTCCGCTGTGGATTTTTTGCGCTCGCTCGACATCTTCTACTACCGGACCGGTACGCACGTCGAAACGTTCGGCCGGGTCGTGTTCGAGGCGATGGCCTGCGGTGTTCCGGTTGTCTGTCACCGGCGCGGCGGCTATGTCGATTCGATCCGGCATGGCGACAACGGCTTTCTCTTCGATACCGCCGACGAGGCGCGCGAACTCGTCACCGCCCTGATCGCCGATCCTGCGCTACGCGCGGCAGTCGGCCGGCGCGCCCGACAGACAGTCGAGTCGATGTACTCGAAAGAAGCGTCGGAGAGCCGCGCCGAATTTTTTCGTCAGGCACGACCCGCCCGCTGA
- a CDS encoding O-antigen ligase family protein, with translation MMFSQKSDRSATASYPLFLARAFAVATLCAVPISTAGVNLGCGLVLLFALLSPEAWRACGKIRTSPASVSALILFAALALSMLYTSAPRSEAFDFLLKYRKLLLIPVLFLVFHGSDRSKWSRAAIWALFASLTLTMVLTYTNFFGWTAVGPLHGNDPLTRPWVFKDHISAGLMMAFLAWLSMALAAASRQWIGQWTLRLVALLALINVLFVLQGRTGQVVAIAYMAVYIGLQLWKVKRHGAWVRWIAVVASVAACVCLVGYAFTAKDSRLADTSQEITQYEVYNKDTSMGVRLEFYRRSVELILHRPVAGYGIGSVRTEFERIAKNNTGGRAAMASNPHNEYLLMGVQLGLIGLALFVLFLVAIEREGRRLDALSRAVVYGYLLAFVLGCFANSLLLNFTEGNLFVLLMGILLVSGRGGEGVRGEALQTV, from the coding sequence ATGATGTTTTCACAAAAGAGCGATCGATCGGCAACGGCGTCGTACCCATTGTTCCTCGCGAGAGCGTTCGCGGTGGCGACGCTGTGCGCAGTGCCCATTTCGACGGCCGGGGTCAATCTCGGCTGCGGGCTGGTGCTGCTGTTCGCGTTGCTGTCCCCTGAAGCATGGCGAGCCTGCGGAAAGATCCGCACGTCGCCGGCCAGCGTGAGCGCGCTGATCCTGTTCGCTGCGCTCGCGCTAAGCATGCTCTACACGTCCGCGCCCCGCAGCGAGGCTTTCGACTTCCTGCTGAAGTACCGAAAGCTGCTGCTGATACCGGTGCTGTTCCTGGTCTTCCATGGCAGCGACCGGTCAAAGTGGTCGCGTGCAGCGATATGGGCATTGTTTGCGTCGCTGACGCTGACGATGGTGCTTACCTACACGAACTTTTTCGGCTGGACGGCTGTCGGGCCGCTGCACGGCAACGACCCGCTGACGCGGCCGTGGGTCTTCAAGGATCACATCTCGGCCGGCCTGATGATGGCGTTTCTCGCGTGGCTGTCGATGGCGCTGGCCGCGGCTTCGCGTCAATGGATCGGACAGTGGACGCTGCGGCTCGTCGCGCTGCTTGCGCTCATCAACGTGCTGTTCGTTTTGCAGGGGCGCACCGGACAGGTCGTCGCGATTGCGTATATGGCCGTGTATATCGGACTGCAATTGTGGAAGGTCAAGCGTCACGGCGCATGGGTCCGCTGGATTGCGGTCGTGGCCAGCGTCGCGGCGTGCGTGTGCCTGGTGGGCTACGCGTTCACGGCGAAGGATTCGCGCCTCGCCGATACGTCGCAGGAAATTACCCAGTACGAGGTGTACAACAAGGACACGTCGATGGGCGTGCGGCTCGAATTTTATCGACGGAGCGTCGAGCTGATCCTGCATCGACCGGTGGCCGGATACGGCATCGGCAGCGTTCGAACCGAGTTCGAACGGATCGCGAAGAACAACACCGGTGGCCGGGCCGCGATGGCCAGCAATCCTCACAACGAATACCTGTTGATGGGGGTGCAGCTTGGGTTGATCGGGCTGGCGTTGTTTGTGCTGTTTCTCGTCGCGATCGAGCGGGAGGGGCGGAGGCTGGATGCGCTTTCGCGCGCGGTCGTCTATGGGTATCTGCTTGCCTTCGTGCTGGGCTGTTTCGCCAACTCGCTGTTGCTTAACTTCACCGAAGGGAATCTGTTTGTTTTGCTGATGGGGATTCTGCTTGTCAGCGGACGTGGGGGTGAGGGTGTCCGTGGTGAGGCTCTGCAAACGGTTTGA
- a CDS encoding glutathione S-transferase family protein, whose amino-acid sequence MKLYYWPKTRAFRALWMLEEIGAHYDLVRVNIRAGEQGTADYRGVNPMTKLPALDDDGVRVAESGAVLLYLADRFPAANLGAPLDDPLRGRFLQWLFFTPGCLEPAMAEKITGSAGNSFSFGWGDLDRVKQAIDGALDEGEWLLGERFTAADLLLVSTLQVAFAAKLLEPKDKIGDYVGRALARDAHTRAVAVEQRERDALK is encoded by the coding sequence ATGAAACTCTATTACTGGCCGAAGACCCGCGCGTTCCGCGCGCTCTGGATGCTCGAAGAAATCGGTGCGCATTACGATCTCGTGCGTGTGAACATCCGCGCGGGCGAGCAGGGCACGGCGGACTACCGCGGCGTCAATCCGATGACCAAGCTGCCGGCACTCGACGACGACGGCGTGCGCGTCGCGGAATCCGGCGCGGTGCTGCTGTATCTCGCCGATCGCTTTCCGGCCGCGAATCTCGGCGCACCGCTCGACGATCCATTGCGTGGCCGCTTTCTGCAATGGCTGTTCTTCACGCCCGGCTGTCTCGAGCCGGCGATGGCCGAGAAGATCACCGGCTCGGCGGGCAATTCGTTCAGTTTCGGATGGGGCGATCTCGATCGCGTGAAGCAGGCGATCGACGGTGCGCTCGACGAAGGCGAATGGCTGCTCGGCGAGCGCTTCACGGCGGCGGATCTGCTGCTCGTCAGCACGCTGCAGGTCGCATTCGCGGCGAAACTGCTGGAGCCGAAGGACAAGATCGGCGATTACGTCGGCCGGGCGCTCGCGCGTGACGCACACACGCGCGCCGTCGCGGTCGAGCAGCGCGAACGGGACGCGCTGAAGTAA
- a CDS encoding ion channel, whose amino-acid sequence MATDSQNDPRSAETTDEAPLRHRGRRLNGLGRVVFAQNAPVRFWQDLYHRALLVNWPTFFVSLAVLFLLLNTAFASLYLLGTAPIANQYPHGFAGAFFFSVETLATVGYGDMHPQTYYAHLIATLEIFIGMSGIALATGLIFARFSRPRAKIMFARYAVVRPLEGQMTLIVRAANGRQNVIAEARAKLRMMRLETTSEGYTSRKIRDLVLVRDQHPVFLLGWNLMHIIDETSPLFGETAETLAASDASLLITIEGSDETTAQTMQARYTWPSASVRWQHRYVDLIRDEHGVSYIDYTHFDDVVPLEAHELIAPQP is encoded by the coding sequence ATGGCCACGGATTCGCAGAACGACCCACGCAGCGCCGAAACTACCGACGAGGCGCCGTTGCGCCACCGCGGGCGCCGCCTCAATGGACTCGGCCGCGTCGTGTTCGCGCAGAACGCGCCGGTCCGCTTCTGGCAGGATCTGTATCACCGCGCGCTGCTCGTCAACTGGCCGACGTTCTTCGTTTCGCTCGCAGTGCTGTTCCTGCTGCTGAACACCGCGTTCGCGTCGCTGTATCTGCTCGGCACCGCGCCGATCGCCAACCAGTATCCGCACGGTTTCGCCGGCGCGTTCTTCTTCAGCGTCGAAACGCTGGCGACGGTCGGCTACGGCGACATGCATCCGCAGACCTACTACGCGCACCTGATCGCGACGCTCGAGATTTTCATCGGGATGTCCGGCATCGCATTGGCGACCGGGCTGATCTTCGCGCGCTTCTCGCGGCCGCGCGCGAAGATCATGTTTGCGCGCTATGCGGTCGTGCGACCGCTTGAAGGCCAAATGACGCTGATCGTGCGCGCCGCGAACGGACGGCAGAACGTGATCGCCGAAGCGCGCGCGAAGCTGCGGATGATGCGCCTCGAAACCACGTCGGAAGGCTATACGTCGCGCAAGATCCGCGACCTCGTGCTAGTGCGCGACCAGCATCCGGTGTTTCTGCTCGGCTGGAACCTGATGCACATCATCGACGAGACGAGCCCGCTATTCGGCGAAACCGCCGAAACACTCGCGGCCAGCGACGCGTCGCTGCTGATCACAATCGAAGGCTCCGACGAAACCACCGCGCAGACGATGCAGGCGCGCTACACGTGGCCATCGGCGAGCGTGCGCTGGCAGCATCGCTATGTCGATCTGATCCGCGATGAGCACGGCGTCAGTTACATCGACTACACGCATTTCGACGACGTCGTCCCGCTCGAAGCGCACGAGTTGATCGCGCCGCAACCGTAA
- a CDS encoding carbohydrate kinase family protein, with translation MTDSTPLPQFVSAGDILTDLVRTDTSRWLSVPGGAGWNVARAVARLGVPTACAGAVGTDYFSDAIWNASVDGGLDMRFMQRVDRAPLLAVVHETHPPTYFFMGDNSADLAFDPAQLPAGWTKEVKWAHFGCISLVRQPLGETLATLAAELRANGVKISFDPNYRNLMAHGYEPTLRRMAALADLIKVSDEDLRLLFKTDDEPAALAQLRALNPAAVVLVTRGPEPATLIDGDTIVEAQPPRVEVADTVGAGDASIGGLLFSLMTAPQRAWGEHLSFALAAGAAACRHAGAHSPSLDEVVALLGQ, from the coding sequence ATGACCGATTCGACTCCATTGCCGCAGTTCGTTTCCGCCGGCGACATCCTCACCGACCTCGTGCGCACCGATACGTCGCGCTGGCTGTCGGTGCCCGGCGGCGCAGGCTGGAACGTCGCGCGCGCGGTCGCGCGTCTCGGCGTGCCGACTGCCTGCGCAGGCGCAGTGGGCACTGACTATTTCTCCGACGCGATCTGGAACGCGAGCGTCGACGGCGGGCTCGACATGCGCTTCATGCAGCGCGTCGATCGCGCGCCGCTGCTCGCAGTGGTCCACGAAACGCATCCGCCCACCTATTTCTTCATGGGCGACAACAGCGCCGACCTCGCGTTCGATCCCGCGCAACTGCCGGCCGGATGGACGAAGGAAGTGAAGTGGGCGCACTTCGGCTGCATCAGTCTCGTGCGTCAGCCGCTCGGCGAAACGCTCGCGACGCTCGCCGCCGAACTGCGCGCGAACGGCGTCAAAATCAGCTTCGACCCGAACTACCGCAACCTGATGGCGCACGGCTACGAGCCGACGTTGCGCCGGATGGCTGCGCTCGCCGATCTGATCAAGGTGTCCGATGAAGATCTGCGTCTGCTGTTCAAGACCGACGACGAACCCGCCGCACTCGCGCAACTGCGCGCGCTGAATCCGGCTGCCGTCGTGCTGGTCACGCGCGGACCGGAACCGGCGACGCTGATCGACGGCGATACGATCGTCGAAGCGCAGCCGCCGCGCGTCGAAGTGGCGGACACGGTCGGTGCCGGCGATGCGTCGATCGGCGGGCTGCTGTTCAGTCTGATGACGGCGCCGCAGCGCGCGTGGGGCGAACATCTGTCGTTCGCGCTTGCGGCGGGTGCGGCTGCGTGCCGGCACGCGGGCGCGCATTCGCCGTCGCTCGACGAAGTCGTTGCGCTGCTCGGTCAGTGA
- a CDS encoding AGE family epimerase/isomerase, producing MTQTDTTRPTSSADTPVSVPHVANFRERAFLVSHIEDTLRFYAPNVLDPSGGFFHFFRDDGSIYDRTTRHLVSSCRYVFNYAMAYRQFGDPKHLEYARHGVRFMREVHWDPQHEGYDWELEWRDGTKRTLDATRHCYGLAFVLLAYAHAAMAGIEEAKPMIAATFELMEHRFWDAAAGLYADEASADWRVSSYRGQNANMHTTEALLAAYEATGHLVYLDRAERVASNITLRQAKLSQGLVWEHFHADWSVDWHYNEEDSSNIFRPWGFQPGHQTEWAKLLLILERHRPLPWLLPRAIELFDAAMSRAWDNDHGGLYYGFGPDGTVCDHDKYFWVQAETFATAALLGKRTGNERFWDWYDELWRYSWTYFVDHQYGAWYRILTCDNRKYSDEKSPAGKTDYHTMGACYEVLAHALAADEPVAAAAALSASAR from the coding sequence ATGACGCAAACCGACACGACTCGTCCAACCTCATCCGCCGATACACCCGTCAGCGTCCCGCACGTCGCGAACTTCCGCGAGCGCGCCTTCCTGGTGTCGCACATCGAAGACACGCTGCGCTTCTACGCGCCGAACGTGCTCGATCCGAGCGGCGGCTTCTTCCATTTCTTCCGCGACGACGGTTCGATCTACGACCGCACCACGCGTCACCTCGTCAGCAGCTGCCGCTACGTGTTCAACTACGCGATGGCGTACCGTCAGTTCGGCGATCCGAAGCATCTGGAATACGCGCGCCACGGTGTGCGCTTCATGCGCGAGGTGCACTGGGATCCGCAGCACGAAGGCTACGACTGGGAACTCGAGTGGCGCGACGGCACGAAGCGTACGCTCGACGCGACGCGTCATTGCTACGGCCTCGCGTTCGTGCTGCTCGCGTACGCGCATGCGGCGATGGCCGGCATCGAAGAAGCGAAGCCGATGATCGCCGCGACCTTCGAACTGATGGAACACCGCTTCTGGGACGCCGCCGCCGGCCTCTACGCCGACGAGGCCTCCGCTGACTGGCGTGTGAGTTCGTATCGCGGCCAGAACGCGAACATGCACACCACCGAGGCGCTGCTCGCCGCGTACGAGGCGACTGGTCATCTCGTCTACCTCGACCGCGCGGAACGTGTCGCGTCGAACATCACGCTGCGCCAGGCAAAGCTGTCGCAGGGACTCGTGTGGGAACACTTTCACGCGGACTGGTCGGTCGACTGGCACTACAACGAGGAAGACAGCTCGAACATCTTCCGGCCGTGGGGTTTTCAGCCGGGTCATCAGACCGAATGGGCGAAGCTGCTGCTGATTCTCGAACGGCACCGGCCGCTGCCGTGGCTGCTGCCGCGCGCGATCGAACTCTTCGACGCCGCGATGTCGCGTGCGTGGGACAACGATCACGGCGGGCTGTACTACGGCTTCGGGCCGGACGGCACGGTCTGCGATCACGACAAGTATTTCTGGGTGCAGGCCGAAACCTTCGCGACCGCCGCGCTGCTCGGCAAACGCACCGGCAACGAACGCTTCTGGGACTGGTACGACGAACTGTGGCGCTATAGCTGGACTTATTTCGTCGATCATCAGTACGGCGCGTGGTATCGCATCCTCACGTGCGACAACCGCAAGTACAGCGACGAAAAGAGCCCGGCCGGCAAGACCGATTACCACACGATGGGCGCCTGCTACGAAGTGCTGGCGCATGCGCTCGCCGCGGACGAACCTGTCGCTGCTGCGGCTGCCCTCTCCGCTTCCGCACGATGA
- a CDS encoding LacI family DNA-binding transcriptional regulator: MATTIRDVAREASVSIGTVSRALKNQPGLSDATRRRVVETARRLGYDAAQLRPRIRRLTFLLHRQHNNFTTTPFFSHVLHGVEDACRERGIVPSLLTAGPTEDVIQQMRVHAPDAIAIAGFVEPETLATLVAMQRPIVLIDLWSPGLRSVNLDNATGAALAMQHLFAQKRTRIAFIGGSLAHFSIAERALGYRRAFFEAGLLFDPSLEVTIDAGLDPDTGGARAMQRLLDAPGPKPDALFAYNDAAALAALRVCLARGLRVPEDIAIVGFDDIPAAAHATPPLSTIAVDKEALGRRGVELLLADTPTELEIRVPVHLITRASTSVNKP; the protein is encoded by the coding sequence ATGGCCACTACCATCCGCGATGTTGCCCGTGAGGCGAGCGTGTCGATCGGCACCGTCTCACGTGCATTGAAGAACCAGCCGGGTCTGTCGGATGCGACGCGTCGTCGTGTCGTCGAGACTGCGCGGCGCCTCGGCTACGATGCCGCGCAGCTGCGTCCGCGCATTCGCCGGCTCACGTTCCTGCTGCATCGTCAGCACAACAACTTCACGACCACGCCGTTTTTCTCGCACGTGCTGCACGGCGTCGAGGACGCGTGCCGCGAACGCGGGATCGTGCCGTCGCTGCTCACCGCCGGTCCGACCGAAGACGTGATCCAGCAAATGCGCGTCCACGCGCCGGATGCGATCGCGATCGCCGGGTTCGTCGAGCCGGAGACGCTCGCCACACTCGTCGCGATGCAACGGCCCATCGTGCTGATCGACCTGTGGTCGCCGGGCCTGCGCTCGGTGAATCTCGACAACGCGACCGGCGCCGCGCTCGCGATGCAGCATCTGTTTGCGCAGAAGCGCACGCGCATCGCGTTCATCGGCGGCTCGCTCGCGCACTTCAGCATCGCGGAGCGCGCGCTCGGTTATCGTCGGGCGTTCTTCGAGGCAGGGCTGCTGTTCGATCCGTCGCTCGAAGTGACGATCGACGCAGGGCTCGATCCCGACACCGGCGGTGCGCGCGCGATGCAACGCCTGCTCGACGCACCCGGCCCGAAACCCGACGCGCTCTTCGCGTACAACGATGCCGCCGCGCTCGCTGCGCTGCGTGTCTGTCTCGCGCGCGGATTGCGCGTTCCGGAAGACATCGCGATCGTCGGCTTCGACGATATTCCTGCCGCCGCGCACGCGACGCCGCCGCTGTCGACGATCGCCGTCGACAAGGAAGCGCTCGGCCGTCGCGGCGTCGAACTGCTGCTAGCGGACACGCCGACCGAACTCGAGATCCGCGTGCCCGTCCATCTGATTACCCGTGCCAGCACTTCGGTGAACAAGCCATGA
- a CDS encoding methyl-accepting chemotaxis protein produces the protein MNMNRLTVKNRLHLLMAVVVLVLVAAGGIGLYGVSRTDGALRQVFEGRAKALQRISSIDDLAAQTHYAISDAVLDPSATKTTAVIEAAQRNIANIEQWLGDYRAYPLDPQERTLANHLADDWTTLRDKGIRPTVEFLKANNLSEAQWVVTQALEPAAQRVKHETSQLRQLQVESAQREYDRAQTVAQTVQALVAACIVLGAIIVGVLCWTMARTLHRQLGGEPAYAAAIANAIAHGDLAVDVHVEPGATHSVLHAMSAMRDRLASMIGTIQQAAHAISDATGEIANGNHALSHRTDEHAAGIQQTASSMEQLAATVRANAGHAREANALALHASAKAEDGNHAAVEAMTRMESLSERSQKIRTITSVIEGIAFQTNLLALNAAVEAARAGQFGRGFAVVAQEVRALAHRSSQAAKEISSLIADVTSEVETGTETVRRAGSTIVDMLSSVQSVAVLIDEISRASDEQSTGIEQINLAVSQMDRTTQHNAAMVQKAASAAGALADEASALREAAAIFRVDGTAAAPIAARV, from the coding sequence ATGAACATGAACCGTCTTACCGTCAAAAACCGGCTGCATCTGCTGATGGCCGTCGTCGTTCTCGTCCTCGTTGCGGCCGGCGGCATCGGCCTGTATGGCGTATCGCGCACCGACGGCGCGTTGCGGCAAGTCTTCGAAGGCCGCGCGAAAGCGCTGCAGCGCATCTCGTCGATCGACGATCTCGCCGCGCAGACTCACTACGCGATCAGCGACGCGGTGCTCGATCCGTCCGCGACCAAAACGACGGCGGTGATCGAGGCCGCGCAGCGCAACATCGCGAACATCGAGCAGTGGCTTGGCGATTACCGCGCGTATCCGCTCGACCCGCAGGAACGCACGCTCGCGAACCACCTCGCCGACGACTGGACGACGCTGCGCGACAAAGGCATCCGCCCGACCGTCGAGTTCCTCAAGGCGAACAATCTGTCCGAAGCGCAGTGGGTCGTGACGCAGGCGCTCGAACCGGCCGCGCAGCGCGTGAAGCACGAGACGTCGCAGCTTCGACAGTTGCAGGTCGAATCGGCGCAGCGCGAATACGATCGCGCGCAGACCGTCGCGCAGACAGTGCAGGCGCTCGTCGCCGCGTGCATCGTGCTCGGCGCGATTATCGTCGGTGTGCTGTGCTGGACGATGGCGCGCACGCTGCATCGGCAACTGGGCGGCGAGCCCGCGTACGCGGCCGCGATCGCCAACGCAATCGCGCACGGCGATCTCGCAGTCGACGTGCACGTCGAACCCGGCGCCACGCACAGCGTGCTGCACGCGATGAGCGCGATGCGCGACCGGCTCGCATCGATGATCGGCACGATCCAGCAGGCCGCGCACGCGATCTCCGATGCGACCGGCGAAATCGCGAATGGCAATCACGCACTGTCGCATCGCACCGACGAGCACGCGGCCGGCATCCAGCAGACGGCCAGCAGCATGGAACAACTCGCCGCGACCGTGCGCGCGAACGCGGGACACGCGCGCGAAGCAAACGCGCTCGCGCTGCACGCATCGGCGAAAGCGGAAGACGGCAATCACGCAGCCGTCGAAGCGATGACGCGGATGGAATCGCTCAGCGAACGCTCGCAGAAAATCCGCACGATCACGTCGGTGATCGAAGGCATCGCGTTCCAGACCAATCTGCTCGCGCTGAACGCAGCCGTCGAAGCGGCGCGCGCCGGACAGTTCGGGCGCGGCTTCGCGGTGGTCGCGCAGGAAGTGCGCGCGCTCGCGCATCGCAGCTCGCAGGCTGCGAAGGAAATCTCGTCGCTGATCGCCGACGTCACGTCCGAAGTGGAGACCGGCACCGAGACCGTGCGTCGCGCGGGCAGCACGATCGTCGACATGCTGTCGTCGGTGCAGAGCGTCGCGGTGCTGATCGACGAAATCTCGCGCGCATCGGACGAGCAGAGCACCGGCATAGAGCAGATCAACCTCGCCGTGTCGCAGATGGACCGGACGACGCAACACAACGCGGCGATGGTGCAGAAAGCGGCATCGGCGGCCGGCGCGCTCGCGGACGAAGCGTCGGCGCTGCGCGAGGCGGCGGCGATTTTTCGGGTCGACGGCACCGCCGCAGCCCCCATCGCCGCGCGAGTTTAG